Sequence from the Microbacterium sp. AZCO genome:
CGATGACCTCATCGCGGGGATGAAGGCGCTCCCCGGCGGCGACGTGCTCGACGGCGACCGGGTGCGGATCGAGCTCGAGGCGCGCGACCGCGAGGTCGAGAACGACTTCACGAAGGATGCGCAGATCGCGATGCTCCGCTCCGCTCGCGCCTACCGCGGAGACAAGCTCATCCGCACCGCTCCCCCGCACCGCATCCTCGACCCGGAGGCGGGCCCGCTCATCGCCGTCAAGCTGCACGTGCTCACGCGCAAGTCGCTGGGCGGCATCGAGACCGACCTGTCGGCGCGCGCTCTCGGCGCGTCGGGCGACCCGATCCCAGGCCTGTATTCCGCGGGCGAGGCGAGCGGGTTCGGCGGCGGCGGCGTGCACGGCTACCGCGCACTGGAGGGGACGTTCGTGGGTGGATGCCTCTTCTCAGGCCGCATCGCGGGCCGGGCCGCGGCATCCGCCGTCTGACCGGCTACAGCCAGTTGCGCGACTTGAACACGCGATACAGCCCGAACGCGAACGCCACCATCGTCAGGAGTGCGAGCGGGTAGCCGAGCGGCCAGGCGAGCTCGGGCATGTGGACGAAGTTCATCCCGTAGATGCCGGTGATGAGCGACGGCGCGAACAGGATCGCGGCCCAGCTCGAGATGCGCTTGGTCTGCTCGGACTGCGCCAGGCTCGTCTCGTTCTGACGCTGCGCGACGAGCGTCGCGTGGACCGTGAGGGCGTTCTGCAGCGTCTGGCGGAACTCCTCGATCTTCTCGACCATCTGGATGACGTGGTCCTGGATGTCGCGGAACGAACGCCGCAGCTCGAGGATGTCCGGATCCTTGCCGTACGAGTTCTCGAGATCGTCGCGCAGGCTCGCGATCATGGCGTTGAGAGGGCGCACGGCGCGCAGGAACTCCATCACCTCACCCGAGAGGTCGTAGATGCGCTTCGTGACGGTCGGGTCGCCTGTGAAGAGCTGCACCTCGATCTCGTCGATGTCGTTCTCGAGACCGACGACCACCGGCTCGTAGTCGTCCACGATGCGGTCGAGGATCGCGTACAGCACGGCGAGCGGGCCCCGCGTGAGCAGTTCGGGCGCGCTCTCCAGACGGTGCCGGACGAGCGCGAGGTTCGGCGCCTCGGCGTGGCGGATGGCGATGACGAAGTCGGCTCCGGTGAACACCTCGACCTCGCCGAACTCGACGGTCTCGACCGAGTCGACGTAGCGAGCGGGACGCAGCACGAGGAACCGGGTATCGCCGTAGCGCTCGAGTTTCGCGCGCTGATGGCCGAGGAGCGCGTCCTCGATCGCGAGCGGGTGAAGGTCGAATTCGGCCGCGATGATATTGAGCTGCACCGGTTCGGGGCGGTACAGGCCGATCCAGGCGAAGCCGCCGTGCTCCGCGAGCGCCTCCGAGGTGCGCGCAAGGGTCTGCGGGGACGCGACGCGGCGTCCGTCCACGTAGATCGCGTTGTCGATCACTGCCACCGGCACAGTCTGACAGCACCGGCGTGTCATATCAGCCTGATGACCCCGTCCGGCGGACAGCGGTGAGGCCGGTGCGCACGGGGCCGCGGACGAGCACGTGGCCGCGATCCAGGGTGACGCGGGTCCAGGGCCCGGAGGCCAGCACGCGCGCTTCCTCCTCGCCGACGATGAACCCCAGTGCGAACGCCGCGAAAGCCGTGCCGAGCGGAAGGCCGTGAAGCAGCTCGTCGGGCGCGCCCCATACGGTCCCGCGAACGGCGCGGACGACGTCTTCACCCGGATCAGCGGGCATCGATTCGGCGACGGCCGCGATGCCGTACTGCGCCCTGGACGCGAGATCGGCGGCGGGTATCGAGCCGACCGCCTCCCACCCGCTCCGCGGCGGAGCGATGCCCGCCCACGCCGGCGAGAGGCCGACATCGGGCAGCTCGACGGCGCGCGGGTCGTCGTCGGACTTCGCGAGGGCGGATGCCTCGACGACGATGTCACAGACGAGCTCGGGGTCGATCGGGAGGGCGCGCAGGGCGAGCACCGTCGGACTGGCGTCGAGGAGCCCGCGCGGAGCGAGCGGGGCCGAGGTCATGGCGAGGGTGCCGCCGGCGGCCTGGAGCCTCACCCCGCCGTCGCCGAGCGGAGTCGTCCGCCCCGCGAAGGTCAGCGCGTCGGCGGCGGCATCGGCATCGGGGAAGAGAAGGCGCTGCGACATCCGCCCTAAACTACCAAGCGTTGCGGGACCGCCTCCCGCCTTCAGGGAGGATGCCGTGACCGACGCCGCGCAGTCCCTCGAGGAGCCGCTCGACCGAGACCCGGTCGCTGCGCTGCTCGCGGTGCTCGACCTCGCGGACTCGAGCGCCCGCACGACGGAGGACATCTTCACGGGGGTGTCCCAGCCGATGCCCCTCGGACGCGTGTACGGCGGGCAGGTGCTCGCGCAGTCGATCGTCGCCGCGGAGCGGACGACCGCGGAGGGCCGCATCCCGCACTCGATGCACGGCTACTTCCTCCGTCCCGGCGACTCGTCGAAGGGCATCACCTTCGCCGTGGACCGCATCCACGACGGGCGGTCCTTCTCGACCCGGCGCACGCAGGCGTTCCAGGAGGGCGTCCCGATCTTCTCGATGATCTCGTCCTTCCAGGATGAGGACCCCGGCATCGAGCATCAGCAGCCGGCACCCGACGGCATCCCGGGCCCGGAGGATCTCCCCGATCTCGAGGACCACCTCTCGGGACTCCACCCCGTATCGAAGCGGCTGTTCCTCGACCGCCCCGTCGATCTTCGCCACGTGCCGTCGCCGATCTACGTCACGGTGGAGGGCGAGCGCGTTCCGCGTCAGGCGGTGTGGATGCGCTCCTGCAGCCCCCTGCCCGACGACCCGGCCGTGCACCGGGCTGCTCTCGCGTACGTGAGCGACCTGACGATCCAGGAGTCGATCCTCCGAGCGCACGGAGTGCCGTGGGCGACACCGGGGCTCAAGGTCGCGAGCCTCGACCACGCGATGTGGTGGCATCGGCCGGGACGCATCGACGACTGGCTGCTCTACGTGCAGGAGTCGCCCAGCGCCCGCGGCGGGCGCGGCCTCGCGACGGGGCGCATCTACTCGCGCGACGGCGCCCTTGTGGCGAGCGTCGCGCAGGAGATCATGGTGCGCATCCCCGCCTGAATCGGGGTCCCGCGGCGTCAGCGGCGGTGGGTGTAGACGATCGGGTCGCCCTGGTAGGGACTCCAGGCGGCGCGCTCCTCGGTGGTGAGTCGCAGGGGGCGCCCGGTGGCGGCATCCACTTTCACGACGACTGTCGTCGCGCGCGCGTACGTCACCTGCCGGCCGGCGTCGGCTGTCTCGAGAGGGCTGCAGACCTCGTAGCAGACCTCGATGCTCGATCCCCCGAGCTTTCCGAACCACATCTGCACGTCGAGCGGGAACCGCTGGTACGGCACCGGCGCGAGGTACTCGATCTCCTGACGGGCGATGAGGGTGAGGATGCCGCTGTGCAGGCCCGAGTCGAGCACAGCCGTGGGGGGCGCGACTTCACCGCGCTCGGGCTGCCAGAACGCGCGGACGCGCGCCTCCTCGAGCAGCTTGAGCATGGAGGTGTTGTTGACGTGGTTGAACGCGTCGAGGTCGCCCCAGCGAAGTGGGATCGGGATGTGGAGGCGACGGCCCTGGGGCGTCGCCTCCACGGTCGCGATCGGCTCGTCACTCACGAGTCGAGGTCAATCGCGCGTCAGCTTGCGGTACGCGGTGCGGTGCGGGCGCGCCGCCTCCACGCCGAGGCGCTGGATCTTGTTCTCCTCGTACGCCTCGAAGTTGCCCTCGAACCAGTACCACTTGTCGGGGTCTTCATCGGTGCCCTCGTAGGCGAGGATGTGCGTTGCGATGCGGTCGAGGAACCACCGGTCGTGCGTGATGACGACGGCGCAGCCGGGGAACTCCAGC
This genomic interval carries:
- a CDS encoding magnesium and cobalt transport protein CorA encodes the protein MAVIDNAIYVDGRRVASPQTLARTSEALAEHGGFAWIGLYRPEPVQLNIIAAEFDLHPLAIEDALLGHQRAKLERYGDTRFLVLRPARYVDSVETVEFGEVEVFTGADFVIAIRHAEAPNLALVRHRLESAPELLTRGPLAVLYAILDRIVDDYEPVVVGLENDIDEIEVQLFTGDPTVTKRIYDLSGEVMEFLRAVRPLNAMIASLRDDLENSYGKDPDILELRRSFRDIQDHVIQMVEKIEEFRQTLQNALTVHATLVAQRQNETSLAQSEQTKRISSWAAILFAPSLITGIYGMNFVHMPELAWPLGYPLALLTMVAFAFGLYRVFKSRNWL
- a CDS encoding acyl-CoA thioesterase II, with translation MTDAAQSLEEPLDRDPVAALLAVLDLADSSARTTEDIFTGVSQPMPLGRVYGGQVLAQSIVAAERTTAEGRIPHSMHGYFLRPGDSSKGITFAVDRIHDGRSFSTRRTQAFQEGVPIFSMISSFQDEDPGIEHQQPAPDGIPGPEDLPDLEDHLSGLHPVSKRLFLDRPVDLRHVPSPIYVTVEGERVPRQAVWMRSCSPLPDDPAVHRAALAYVSDLTIQESILRAHGVPWATPGLKVASLDHAMWWHRPGRIDDWLLYVQESPSARGGRGLATGRIYSRDGALVASVAQEIMVRIPA
- a CDS encoding thioesterase family protein gives rise to the protein MSDEPIATVEATPQGRRLHIPIPLRWGDLDAFNHVNNTSMLKLLEEARVRAFWQPERGEVAPPTAVLDSGLHSGILTLIARQEIEYLAPVPYQRFPLDVQMWFGKLGGSSIEVCYEVCSPLETADAGRQVTYARATTVVVKVDAATGRPLRLTTEERAAWSPYQGDPIVYTHRR